ATCTTGTGGTTGCATCCACCGTATAAGTCATTATCGAACCTCTCAGGTTTAAATTGGTTGACATCTTCTCCCCACAGATTAGGGTCATGGTGCATGCCTACAAGATCAATCCAAACGTTGGTTCCCTTAGGGATGGTGAGATTATTTACAGTAATATCATCCCTGATTTGCCTTTGTGCATTAGGTGCTGGGGGGTAGAGCCTCAAAACTTCATCCATCACCCATTTCATCTGCACCAACATAAATAATTCACATATCCAAATTCGAAATTGAGAACAAAGAAATGACACCCACTTCAATTATTTTTCTCATGCTTCTCATGTTAACTGTATTAATTTCTAATACCAGACAAAATGTCAACATTTATTGAATATATTTAAAGTTTTTTCATttgtataaatataaaatttatttcttataatttatagagacttatatatatatatatatatatatatatatatatatatatatatatatattatgaatcGAGAATATTCAGTAATATCCGGCCCCTGTAACATTGGCCAATTAGACATAGCCACCACCTGGGTCGAGCACCACCACAGTACTTTTGGCTGGTCAAAGACATACTAGGTTTAGCCACCTGCTGTTCTCAGCATGTCACAAAAGCGATATTTTGTTATTTACTACTTGGTTTTTCTGATACCGACTTGTCATCTTTTCTATTCTTTCTTATTGCCAACACAAAGCAGAAATCTCCTCTTCCTAAATGCGACGCGATAATTGGCAAGCTCCAATCCATGGATGACATCATTTACGCGGCCTTGACCTTTTGAATTAATTTGGTCTATATGCCAACACCAGCTGCCCAGTGGTGCTCTTCAAGTCCAAACAACCATTTCGAACTACTACAAAATTGGTGTAAActtcacatatttatattttaaatttattataaattaaattttaaataattttttaaaaaatataatatatttatttaagtttttttttcttcaaatagtaatatttttttaaagatgtgtaaattattgtatttttAGGTAAAATTACAATACTTTTATCCCTATTTTAAAAGATGTGTAAATTATATTTAGGTGTTTCAAAATGAGTTAATCTAATTTTAAGTGATAAAGCATGCAAGTCATGATTATGTTTTTTATTTTACAATATTATTAAGaagattttttttgtttattttcttaattGAATGAACTACATAATGGGAAAGTATTTTTCCTCCTTTCTTAACTCCTTCATATCCTACATATCAATCCTTCTTTTGGTTAAGTAAAACAAACTCTTTTGGTTGTTGCAAGTGAGAAATGTGTATTCTAGTGGAAATGCATGTGATAGTGATAGTATTACAAATCTCATGCCTTTTAATCCTTTTCTCCGTTAAGTAAAGAAAGCGCTTTTCATTATTGTAAGTGAGAAATGTGTTTTCTGGTGGAAGAAATGCATGTGATAGTATTGCTGATTTTACGTATAGTGCATGTTAACTTGCTCTCTAACTCCAATTCTTTCACCCACAGGAACTCCCATCttagacttatatatatatatatatacacaactCATCAAGAAAGCAAACAAAACGTGCAAATGTAATATATATGAAAAACGTGTATATACCTTCTTAAGCCCAGCAAGCATGGAGAAATCGATCTCTTTATTCCCAGTAACTTGTGTAATTTCCTCCCTCAATTGGTTTTGCCACTCTGGATGTACCGCCAGAAGCAGCAATGTCCATGTAAGTGCCAGTGCAGTGGTCTCATGGCCACCAAAGAAGAAAGTCTTGCACTCATCGACTAGCTCCCTTGTTGTCAACGTCAAGGTCTTCCCTAGCCTCCCCTCCTCATGATTCTCTTCTAGCAATAAACCTAACAAGTCCTTCTGAGGATACCCTCCTTTGGAATTTCTACGATCTTTTATAATCGACATAAAAAGGTCATCTATTTCTTTTCCAAGATTCTTAGCTTCTAGGGTTTGCTTAGGGCACAGGAATAATCTACTGAATGGCACCCCCACATAACGATTAGTCTTGAACAGAGTGATCTGCATGGCCCTTAATTTCTTGAACGCTTGTCTTCCATTTTCGTAGCCTATCCCAAAACTTGTCTTGGCGATGATTTCTCCGGCTATTGCAATGATTTCTTTCTCGACATCAATTTCTAGGCAGCCAGAATTTAGGAGGCTTGTCCACTTGTTGAGCATCTTAGTGATGGAGTCCACCATTAAGCTTGCCATAGTCTGTTTATAGGTCAAGCAACAGAATTTAGTGGGTTGATATCATAATTAGGAATTAAGACaactgttaa
Above is a genomic segment from Hevea brasiliensis isolate MT/VB/25A 57/8 chromosome 17, ASM3005281v1, whole genome shotgun sequence containing:
- the LOC110671767 gene encoding cytokinin hydroxylase-like; the encoded protein is MEFLQLFNLSFIVVVLYLIVRLLISFWISPARTYMKLKENGFGGPTPNFPLGNIEEMKKISTSSVASASSGSLGAVSNDIHSTVFPYFAQWQMSYGKVFIYWLGTEPFLYIADPEFLRRMSTGVMGKSWGKPNVFKHDRKPMFGNGLVMAEGDDWVRHRHIITPALSPATVKTMASLMVDSITKMLNKWTSLLNSGCLEIDVEKEIIAIAGEIIAKTSFGIGYENGRQAFKKLRAMQITLFKTNRYVGVPFSRLFLCPKQTLEAKNLGKEIDDLFMSIIKDRRNSKGGYPQKDLLGLLLEENHEEGRLGKTLTLTTRELVDECKTFFFGGHETTALALTWTLLLLAVHPEWQNQLREEITQVTGNKEIDFSMLAGLKKMKWVMDEVLRLYPPAPNAQRQIRDDITVNNLTIPKGTNVWIDLVGMHHDPNLWGEDVNQFKPERFDNDLYGGCNHKMGYLPFGFGGRMCIGRHLSTMEYKIVLSLMLSRFSFSLSPNYSHSPSILLSLRPRIGLPLIVRPL